The genomic region tgtgagaatatttcactagtgttgtgAGTTGGAtaatgaggttacgagtgtgagtaaacttcgaggacgaagttccttttaagggtggtagaatgtaacattccgtttgatgtctatgagtgtcttggtattggatttgttagttgatgatattatggagctagcagcattaggggatggtagttggttatgtatggagttggtatcgtgagagatatatatggggtagatacgatatagtgagtcatgttgtggaagtaaacatagttggtggagtgggtgttaagagttcatgttctatgttcggtcgagttcttgagtccttagctaagttgttgtgtcttggtcgagtcagtatggttgtttttatgtatgggttgaacttcggggacgaagttctttttaaggagggaagactgtaatactccgtatttataggtcttggggtactctatcgagtaggccttactctgtcgagtaagggtgtgttgcgttttaaaaaatagtttctgacctgttgggtactcgatcgagtagctggggcactcgatcgagtaagggggtactcgatcgagtaccttgggtactcgatcgagtgtccggttttacgggggagttttctcgggttttgttaattacgcgattaaggtatttaaacatattcgtcattgttttaaatcactttttacaaaacctaaaacctgtttaagagagaaagcaactagttcttcttcctaatcgcgttcttgacaattcccgtagttcagacggtcggttcgtatcgtagttcgtgtcgttggattccttgcgtcgagggtaagcttttaatataatttatataatgttttgttaagattggtgaaaccctaatttaggaattgggggttttggtgtgtagtttgtgatgtgtagtctttatgtcttttgtatgataggaggagaattcgtagaggagccgttttgatacaatttgtagatatcgtctgcgtgttgtgctttccgggtaggatttctcctactcgtattagtcccataatggaatattggtgatgtctttgtagttagttgtttgatatgatgattgtgattgtgattgtggttgtgtttgttgatggttctcgagatgcgttctcggctgagtggggtcacttgcgggagtgatctcacgccctagtttcgcccttcgtggaacccgccacgaaaggggatgtgcacattaatggacagggttatcgctcgtacgatgagcggggcttaggtgggaacgggttGCGGTCCCCAGTggcgggtccggtggacggtcgggattgagatgatgggaattggtggtgtgtgtgtgtgtgtgtgtgtgattcaaaattgtctgtttatcttattgttgatgtatgtattgaattgtgtgattagatcgaccccgtttaaatgttttaaaacgtggtgatccattcggggtggtgagcgattattgagcgagtgtgatatgacgcgtatgggatagccgggatgagtcatcacgtggctgttagaagtcttcatttgtgtcgacgaagtctagtagctttgatagttttagtcagagaccgtatgagaaccttgtaattccttttattagttttggtttgaacatgtaatcacttaatctataattactataaaagtacgtttctttattgtcttatgatattcagtacctcgggcaaccgagatggtggcatccttatacctgagtggtcctggtaaggtacttggagtatgggggtgttacagaaatgGTCTACTGTACAAGCGAAAATAGAGGAATATGTTTTGAGACGAAGTAAAAGCAGGATACTTTCAGTGTAATTCTCATCTTGTCATTTTATCAATATACAGTCTCCCTCTATCACTCATTCTAGTCTTTTCTCCTACTTCTTACTCGTATTATTTAAGCTAGTGTCATTGATATCAAGTTCATCAACCTATCGCAACAATGACCTCTTGCATGCCCTCGACTTGCGCAATAAGGCACTGGGGGGAAAGCATACAAGCTCGCAATCTTAAGTCAAGTGCTAGCCTTTCTGAGATGATTGTCAGTCTCATAGTGCAAGTACACATGCTATCAACAAAAAAATGGAAATCTCCCAAGTCTGCGTCCAGCAGCAAAGGTAGTGGATCTAAGTCATCTAAGCCCTGCAATTCTTTCCCTACTAGACTCGCCAGGGCAGAATTTCCGAAAATCTGTGGTGATAAGGAGAGTTGGCTTTTTAATTATGAGTAAGATTTTTCACTTGATGCTATTTCTGATGAGTTTAAGGTCGGTCACCTTAGCCGTTATTACTTTTTAACCACGAGTCCAAGGCCCTCCACTGGCACCAGTCCTATATAAAAGTCAGAGATGCTATTACTCTAGGTAAATGGCTCGAACACAACGAGGGTTTACATGCTAGATTTGGTAAACTTTATGATGACCCATGGCTGCTCTTACTGAACTCAAACAAACGAATTCTGGTTGATAGGCTTATATTACTATTAATTGGGGGCAAGGATCCTGCCATTGGAAAGGCAATGATACAAACCTTATGGCGGTCAGTAACACCAGCCACGACGAATGAATTGTAACACGGCTAAGCCATCAAATGAGGAAAGAATATCGAGTCATGCAATAGGAGACCAGAATAGAAGTTTCAGAAATGGTACACTTTGCAAGCCACATTTCCTCACCTTTTCTTCCTATGTTTATAATCTTTCGTTGTAAAAGCTCTGATTCTTGCTAAAAGTTCAGAACTATTGTAGATGGAGCTCATGGCTATAAAGACGCTCTTAAATTTCCAAGTATATAGGGTAATTGTGCTTTTGCTAGTTGTGGTGTGAAATAACAATTGATTAAAGTGTCGTACACCTAAATTTAATAGCTTGTGGAATATGAACATGATTTTGAAAATGTTGCAACACTCCACTGCGACCGCGCAGTAAAGGTTTTTTAAGGTTATTTCGACTGTAGTTTAAGCAAGAACTGAATGCATTTATACCACAACAACTGACATCAGGCTACACAACCAATTTTGAGAACAAGTTTCAGATTGGAATTTAATACCGTGATTTAAAGTTGTCGACTGAATTGTCTTCTTATAGCAAATCGTCATAGCAAATCGTCAAATGTTAATTATTAGGATGATTGGATTTCCGAAGAAGGAACCAAATTTACAAAGAAGAGCAAAGTCATGTAAGAGTATCTGCAAAGAAGGTTAAGGGTGAAAATGAGAATTAATGTCGATCACTGATAGAGTGAACAGTCGATCACCTAAATTATGTGGTGTAACTGTGTAATTGACTGTTCAGTATAATGGTGATGAATATCTTGATAGTAACTGGCTTCCTGTCAGTTATTTTTACTACACAAACATTTGTTTAATGGTGATGCATGTCTTAGAAAAAAGCTTGACTGCATTTCTAAAGGCTTGACTGCAAGAAATTACTGCACAATAACTACAAGAAATTACTGCACAATAACTACAAGAAACCACTTCACATTACTAAAATTTTTGCTGAAGGATACAACTTGCACATATGTTCTTACAACATTAAGAATACTTCTACAAAattaagatcaaagctctgatagGTTTTTTATGCACTTACATTTATTCATAAGCTCAACATAACTACTAGGCAACTAAGCATCTACTCTACTCAAAATCCAAGCATAATCTAGTAAAGATGAGAGAGAGTTGTGTTCTGCACTAACAAAGTCCAGTGGAAGTGAGATAGCTCCTTTTTAGCAAGTAGTGCCTTGGGGACATCAATCACATCGTCCTTaacatcatcaatttcttcatgttCCCTTCTTGCCTCATGGATACAGTAGCCAAAATTTGCAATCTGCACATTATAAGTGATGCCAATATACAACTTTTTTACCGTCATTTTCGCATGAGGTATTCCGTTCTCGTGAGCCGCAATCAATGCTTCAACTACATCGAGAATGCATTTCACTCCAATTTCCTTATCCATGTCATCAAGATGGTCGGTAATTGGTCCATAAGGAGCATATCGAAACACATGTAGATAACTTTCTGCAacatacaaacaacaacaattttaaACAAATAAAACACATAAGAAGTGATTTTACCTCATCATAGAAGTAGGAGAGGAAGCGTAAGAATGTCCTATGCTTAAAATAACCTTGAAGCTTGACTTTATCTTCAACATATTTTCTCATTAGAGGTGTGTCGTTTAGCATTCAGACGGCATAACAATAAATCGCATTTGGTTTTGAGTGTTCATCATAATAGGTGATGCGTGCCTTATATATGCATTTATTCTAATactttgcacgcatttctatgcatattgaGTAGCAATTAGCTACTATTCTCcctcgaattggctactttgagTTATTTTGTATTCCATGCAGGTTGCGGACCCAAGTGTTAGCAAACGAGCCAAAACCCGTCGCTAGAGCTGCAATCTTGATGTTGGTGAGGATTAGCTCGAGAATGACTACCTCGGGATACGTGATTGTGATGAGGAGCGGGTTAGAGTAAGGAAGTGACGTCCATTGAAGATCTGCTTTGtcactttagtcgatcgactgaacttgttagtcgatcgactgagatgactTTTGCGAGTTTCAGTTTTgtcagtttagtcgatcgactgtctttgttagtcgatcgactgatatggctTTGGCGAAGACTCAAGGTTgtgttttagtcgatcgactggtttctgtttggccgaaatttctaacTATTTAATTCGGCCCATTTAGCTCTTATTTGTTTTAATTCTAGGACTTTTAGTATTTaagaaagggttgtaaacaattttaGGTACGTTTTACACACTGTAAACTCTTCTACGTTACTTTCTCTCAAGCTTTTGCGTCTGAAATTTGGGAATTTTCCTTTTCACTTTATTGATTCGGTAATCAATCAACCTTTATTTTTctcttcacttctcttccttaGTTTCTATTTGCTTCTcctttattcttattcattgttTATGATTAATTGTTCTTTTCATACATTCGTCATGCCTAATTTGATTATCGTTATTATCCTTAATCCCGTTAATTTTATTATGTGTAACTAATTctttttgctaggatttaggaAAGCCATGATAATAAGACGGTGTTAATTAGTTTATTAGATCTGCATGAATATGAATCTGTGTTGTTAATTATAGTAGTTAATAGTGATTAGTTGATTAATGCGCATGATTAATTAATTGAACTGGTAAACTCCGACCTAAGATCGAAAGCCTGGTGAGAGTTAGACCTGCTACAAACAATAGAGTGCCCTAATAAGTTGCGAGAGCCCGttagaagcattctagggcgaatagcgATCCGAGacgaccttttcactaccctgcagaccgTTTCATGATTGTTCTTTGACCCTAGACTTGACTGTTGCATTTTCATGGTGACCCGATGTCCTAGCCTTTTCTCTCATTATTTGAACTCGTTTTCtactctttatttctctttccttcaacacttgtAGTTTAtcaatcaaaatatcaaaacatcCCGAATTTGTTACCTAGACAGACTTTAGTTAGCAAGTAGAACACATTTTAGTCTCTCTGTGGATACGATcttgacttccctagctatattagttagagaccagttgattATCTTTGATAGAGTTGTGACAGCCTTGTCAAATTTAGGCGCCGTTGCCGGAGGGACGGTGAtattttatttgctttattttagtttgtcttttgtctcagggaacttcagttccttcaGACCGTTCTCATGCTACTTACCATCAAGTTCCTGCAGGATGAGAATGAGTCTTTTGGTGCTTATATAGACAGGTTTAAGGAATGGCTTGATACATTACATCATGGAGATTTATCTGCCCTCCAGATTTACTTGTctattatcaagggtataaatGGCCCTACACAAGCGTGCCTCAACTCCATGGGTAAGGGAGACTTTAGTGGGAAACCTGTCGATGAGGTACTGGAATTTTTTGAGTGGTTTGCCACTGAAAGTGTTAAGCCTCGGGTTTCTCCTTTTTGTGAGTGATAAGAGTGAGGATATGGTGACTGAGCCCACTTTTGACGAATTGATGAGTATTGATACTAGTGAGGCTATTGAGGACACTTGTTATGCTATTGATGTCATTGGTGAGTCTGTATCTGATGTTTGGTCAGGTTTCCTAAGGAGGGACCCGTTTGACGCTTTGATTCTTTTAGATGCTTGTGCAGGTAAACAAAAGGTCAATGACGTTGTGTTGGATATGTTGGAAGCTGCTTTATAAGGCAAAGAGCTTACTAAAGAGGAGAGTGAGATGGTAAATAGGTTAGTGGCTACCTCGTGTATTGATAAGAATGCATTTGAGGAGAATGATGATTACGACACATCAAAAGGTAGACCACCCGACAGAGGGGAGACAGTTGGAGATAGATGTATTAGTACATCACTTATTGCTGTTAGGTTGTGTACTGTGGTTGTTCCCTGTGAGAGCCATCATTGGGAAATTGATAATTTGCAACGTTTTCTGACCATGATTTTCTTTTTATTGATTTTGTCTGGTTGTTATTTATCATTTTGTAAGGCTCATTCGCATATGTATGACAAGCTATTAAGGGCCTTGCGCGCTTACTTTAATTTTACTCACCTTAGATGAAGGATGCTGACGACTAGTGGTAGCTGGCCACGACCTCCCATTATTGttggttggtttggggaggtccttcTTGCATACATCTTGTAAGTTCCTTCtttatatgctttattttacTTGCATTCACTATGTTTCGCGTATCCCTTTCCCCGTATATTTTGCTGCTGCTGATTGTTTGTTgaacacaatgagggcattgtgtgatttggtttgggaggGTATGCATCTGTCTTTGTTTGCATCCATCTGCATTTTTGTTTGCatatttcttgcatttccgtACGCATTGTTTCTTTCActtaaaataaaaaatcaaaaacaaaaaaaaattgaaaaatttgaaaaaaaaaatgaaaagtatgtttacttttgcatattaggtcgagtcggaacggttgtataacaatgatgaaattgcactgcactTTTTATTTCTTCGCCTAAGCCTTGTATAGTTGACACCTCTATTATTATGGTCattcgcatagtctacgagtttttgattAATTctgctgaacgaatagacttgacttaatGTTGGCAAACAACTTAtttttctaagatttagagccttattaAACCGATGACATTCATGATCGGTTTCATTTTAGGACGAGagtagtacctgtatgcattcggtttgtggcggtgacacatgtggagaggcaatCCTTTCTCTTGTATTTTACCCTTGAACTTCACTAGCTAACTAAACTTGTTTTGACCCATCTATTAACTATTAGATATTTGGGTATGCACGAATAAGGACAATAATTAACCACACCGAATCGACTtcgctttcctaatagaacaattcgaccCTTATTTGTGCCCGGGTTAAACCAAATTTcctattgagataagacggtgTCCCTCTGATTTTGGGCACAAACCAAAAATCAAAGAAGTAATTCAGAAGTATTGTGTGTAGATTGTTAGATTGTTCTAAGATGCAGAAAATAAAATTCTTTTTGTCTGTATCTTTTCTTCACATGATGCCATGTCAATTTATATAGATATGGAGGGGAAACAGGGGAATGTATCTCTGAAGTGTTGTAACTCTTCAGAAATTCCACTTAAAAACCCGCGTTAATTAGACCCCATCATAGTTATTCGAACGAAAACTATACCGTAATCccgtaaataattatgcaagtgtacactccgtacttcccgaactcgcattatattatttagacattacccatctacgaaccaaccttaattacgccaaatgagccggtaattactcttaaatcaccaacattcctcccccatttaagcgTAATTCAAGATTTTATTAAGCTAACAAACATACCAATTTATGCATAAATGAAAATGTCACGAAGATTGAATTTCCACATAGTGAAATTACATATTCCAAATATTCGAGTATCGGGGTGTGACTAAGCATTGAACCCTTTCTACCcattttgaatacatgaagataactcACACATAAATTAGTTTACTTCTAAAGTTACGAAACCGATACTTATTTACAAGCCTAGTGTCCCATATCTTTTCATGAACATTTCAGGAGTCAAACCCATACTCCCTTGAAGCGGCTGTACTTCATGCTCACATAGGTTGATTCTTTTCATCGTGTCCTtgcaaacacactttttcaaaagatCAACCTTACAACATGCAAGTCTAAGCACACACCTCGGGATATAAATTATCGTGTGCTTCAATCTCTTAACAATAGGCCTTCCACATTGAATTCAGCCTCTAACATTGTATTATaggggaattgggtatcctatTGCCAAGGATTTATAAGAGTTTTAGTCCCATCCCGTTAACCGACTTAATAACCAAGTCCCTAATTGACCATTTATGCAAAGTGATCAACTAaaactgagatctcacaaaaGACAACCAAGATCATCCCCATTTATGATAGTCCATAAACCGTATTATAGGAAACACACCGGTCCACCGTTATTCACTATCAAAAAGTCATGGATGAAATTTGTCTAATACTTTTAAGTAATACCGTAGATTAATTAATTTTCTTAGCTACTTAGCCTTAACCGGATATGCTAACACTACGCATACCAACTCCAATGTCACACTCATAATGCAAATTCACTTCTTGGAAGTCCATATACTCATGATACTTTCCGAAGTAAAATACACTACTACTAGTAAAAAATATCCTTGTACATTGGTAATTTAATTTGCATATATGTACTATCCCTCTAAAACCGAAGGAAAACTGACATGGGACAAATCATAATTCATGATTTACTTTATAAATTTTCACATTTGCCTAATAGCTTGCCAAAGATGAGTACTAGCTAAACTAGTATACTTACTCAACTTATCAAACCGCAATAATTAAGCCCTTGTGCAAACCCGAATAATAGCTCCACTTTCATTATTGAATAAAAGCGTCATACTCGACCGTTGAGAGTTATAATCATACTCTCACCCTTGATCCTAATACCAAGGATATTACCTCCCCCATGTCCTTCATAGAAAAAACACGATGACAGAACCACCTTTTACAAGGTATATCATCTTTGGTCTATTGCCAAAGACCAACTTATCAATAATCTTACAACAAATGACTACTTCTTTACCGGACTCGTCAAATAACTATACATTCAATGCTATTGATGTACTCCTAACATGGTTAAACCACCATACCTCTATGATCTCACCATTGTTATCGCAAACCATTCCCGAGATTATATGGTAaaaacaattaaataatcaaaCTTTAAAAAACTTTACACAATACATTTATATGTTCAAGATAATACTCAATCTTGTTACACCAGCTTGCAATATAAACAAAGAGATACACTTTTAATCATTTCAAACAATAAATGATCCAAATTTATAACCACTTAATATTGTACCATATTAAGAATTTAACAATAACGACATGCTTAGCATGTTTAAAGTGAGTACATAGTCATGTTATAAATTAACAATAACGATTATCATGATCAAACCATAACTGGTATCATTATTATCCATTATTTATCACATTGTCAAAAATCATGGATGACATATCAACTGAATAAACATGAGTACAAGAACAAAAGATCAGACAAGTACAATTCAAATATGTACAATAGACGTTAAAAGAAATTGCCCTTTTGTTCTCTCTTAAATATGCACAAGTCACACCAGTAAAAGTGTACGTAAAACCACGCCCAGAAAATAATTCAATGCATATGCCAATCTTCCCCTTGGTGTTAATCAAAATAACAACACAGTAATATTCTTCATTCTTTAAACAGATGTGTATCATGTATTCATGTTATCATTAATATATAAAACCCAAAGGGATCCTGCCCAAATACATTAAGTAACTAATGTGTTCCAAACACCATTCAAATAAATTAATTGAATGATCTTATAATATCAACACTGAAGATTCATGATTTACAATGAAGTCACATCAAAGTGAAAAATTCCGGACAATGAAATACAAACCAAAGTTCAGGCGGTTTTATTTGTAAATAAGACAACATGGTTAAAATAAGATCCAAAG from Silene latifolia isolate original U9 population chromosome 3, ASM4854445v1, whole genome shotgun sequence harbors:
- the LOC141645985 gene encoding uncharacterized protein LOC141645985; this translates as MLNDTPLMRKYVEDKVKLQESYLHVFRYAPYGPITDHLDDMDKEIGVKCILDVVEALIAAHENGIPHAKMTVKKLYIGITYNVQIANFGYCIHEARREHEEIDDVKDDVIDVPKALLAKKELSHFHWTLLVQNTTLSHLY